Genomic window (Acidobacteriota bacterium):
ACGCGGCATCGATCTCATACTTTCGCACAATTCCCACGAACCGCTGGCGGTCGCGCGTCTGCTCGGGATCGAATCCGTGAACCTGATGGATTACGAACATCATCCGGCGAACCGGCTTTCCTTCCGGCTCGCGTCGCGATTGGTCGTTCCGGAGAGCTTCCCCGACAATATTCTCGAAAAACTCGGCGCCGTCGCGAAGACCAAAAAGTTCCAAGGCATCAAGGAAGATGTCTATCTCGCCGATTTTCAGCCCGACCCGGGCTTTCAAGTCGAACTCGCAAAACTCGGGATCGCGCCTGAGAATATCCTCGTCGTCGTTCGCCCGCACGCGCCCGAGGCACTTTATCATCGCGGCGTCGCGAACGAGCTTCTCGACGCGCTGCTCGAACGGTTCGCCGCCGAACCGAACGCCAGGATTGTCGTTCTGCCACGCAAGCATTACCAAGGCGAGGGAATCAGAAAGGCGCACCCGCAACCGAATATCATTTTTCCGGAGCGCGTGCTTGACGGCGCGAATCTGTTGGCGGCGGCCGATCTCGTGATCAGCGGCGGCGGCACGATGAACCGCGAAGCCGCGGCCCTCGGCGTGCCGACGGCAACCATCTTTGCGGGGCGCCCGGCGGCGGTCGACGAATATCTTCTACGCGAAGGGCGACTTCTTCGAATTGAATCTTCCGCCGATCTGTCGAAAATGGAACTGCGTAAAAAAACCGGCCTCGACGTCCGCGACGCATCGGGCGTGCGCGATCAGGTGGTAAACTTCATCCTGAACGAATCGTGAACATCGAGCCGAAAGACAACAATCTGCAACGCTCCGAACGGCGCGTCCCCGAATGGCTGCTTCCGACCGTGAAGACCTTGATCTTTGCGGTCGACGCGACGCTCGCGGCCGTATGTTTTTTCGCTGCGTTCTATTTGCGCGAGGACAAGCCGATCTTCTCGCAGACCGCCTGGGCTTGGTCAAAGGAATTCGTGCCTTACGCCGGGATCTTCTTCTTTGTCGTTCCGATACGTGCCGCAATGATGCTCTATCAAGGTGTTTATCGCCTTCAAGGTGCGTTTTCCTATACCGCGGAGGCGTTCAGGGTCTTCAAAGCCGTCCTTGTCGGATCGTTGCTGATAATCGCCGTCGCCTTTCT
Coding sequences:
- a CDS encoding DUF354 domain-containing protein translates to MRIWIDLGNSPHVPFFRALAPEFERRGHEVLWTARDYAQTVELARAAGLPITVFGAHGGKSVVQKGLKYASRIVQLTRWARGRGIDLILSHNSHEPLAVARLLGIESVNLMDYEHHPANRLSFRLASRLVVPESFPDNILEKLGAVAKTKKFQGIKEDVYLADFQPDPGFQVELAKLGIAPENILVVVRPHAPEALYHRGVANELLDALLERFAAEPNARIVVLPRKHYQGEGIRKAHPQPNIIFPERVLDGANLLAAADLVISGGGTMNREAAALGVPTATIFAGRPAAVDEYLLREGRLLRIESSADLSKMELRKKTGLDVRDASGVRDQVVNFILNES